One Leptolyngbya sp. SIO1E4 genomic window, AGCAAATTGGTCAGGCGGGGCAGATTACGAATCAAGGAGCCAAACCCTGTGAATACTAATGGCGATTGCAAAGAGGCCGCATCGCCAACTGCAACTAAGCGATCAAAGGCTACGGTGCGCTCCTGTTTACTCACGCTGAAATGGCCTGGAATGTAGCCAAAGGTAGGTTTCCGCCAGGTGAGTTTGTCTAGGTTACAACGGCGATACTCCGGCAAAATATGGAAAAAATCCTCATACATTGTGAGCAGAGAACCCGGATTATCTGCATGAATTTCGTGGTAGTGGAAAAGGTAAATGGTGAGTTCATCTCCTTTGCCTGGGAAAAGCTCCCAAATGAGCTGTCGTCCTCGTGAAATGTCGCCATGGCTGAATAACACATCGCCGTATGTAGAGTCCCAAACACTGGGTTCAAACCCTCCAGAAATGCAGGCTCCTACAGTCGGGCAAACGCTGTCAAACGCCCGACCATTATTAAGCTGCCAGGCAATTGGGGATGCTGTCCCCATGGCATCCACCAAAAGTCTTCCTTGGGCAATCCGAGGGTCACCCGTAGGTAAATGACGTCCATGCACCGTGACGCAGTCGGTGCTCACCTCAGCCAATTCAAACTCGGTTTGGTCCCAAATAGTGCCCCCTGCAGCCGTTAGTTTGTCACCACATCGCTTCAGCAGAGCCTCAGAGTCAAGGGCAATGTTGAGGACTGTCGGGGTATGCAAAATTGGGGCTTTAGCGACGGTTGGGTTGTTGGCATCAAAAAACTTGTTGAAGCCATCTTCATATTCACGAGCAATCAGCGCCTCAAACTCTTCCTGGCTGAACAACCCTAAGTCAATGAGGCTTTGAAATTCCTGGCGAGAGATATTCCATTCTCGGTGCATACGCCCAAACGGCAGTCGCTCAAGCAACAGCACCCTATACCCCAGGTTTGCCATGACGGCTGCATGAATCACCCCCAAGGCACCGCCAACATATACCAGGTCATAGTGATTATCTGGATCAACGGTGAGATTTGTTTGGGGGCGATCGCCTGCCTGAAAAATAACTTGCTTAGGGGTCTGAGGCGCTTTGACACTTTCACGCCAGCGTTTTTCCCACCAATACACTCGCTGTAAGTCGGCCTCGCCATTGGGCATCCGCTGAAAGTAGGTCACCGTCTTGGGATAGTGAGTCGCGAGGGCTTCAAAAATAGTCTCCCGTTGAGGGGAAAAGGGCGGTAGCTGTGGGTATTCGGGCGGGAAAGCTTGACGAATCTGCTGCGTCAGCTGCTGGGTGAGGCGATTTTCTTGAGGGAGGGGGTGATCGGCCCACCGAAAGGCTTTAAGGTAAGTGGTTCGCTGCAGCGACCACACGATGACTGAAAGCGCTGTGGGCAGAGACTCAGGAGTATCGCGATCGCCAAGCTTAATCCGAATTCCATCAGGAGTAGGAATGACTTGACCTACACACGGGGTAAATTTTTCCTGAAGCCAGGATTCGACCGCAGCCATGTCAGGCGTCGGCACCTCTAAATAAAGCAGCTCTTTCATTACAGTGAAAATTGATCAGGCGTCTCAAAAAGTTGCAACAGGCGAACAAAAATATTGCTGAAAAAATATCAAGACTAATCTGTCGCAACGAGTTTTGTTATCTTTCTTACATTAAACCGTAACTTACTCCAGGTTACAGCAAGTCCCTGTGCCCCTATCTATCGTCTGCATAGACCACTGCACAGATAACTGAGAGCCCATTTCTGCGTTACAAGATCGGTTACAAGCTCGATGATCCCGATGATGCATTCCCCATCTTGATGGCCTAACCCCTTCTCAGGAGGCATCCAATGCCTGTAGGGACGGCAAATTTATTGCCCTACAGATAGGAATGGACAAGGCAGGCAAATCGGATGAATGGTTCACATAACTGACGGCGCTAACGATTGGCTCGGATGAGGATGCCGTATACCGCTAAGCGTCGAAGCTCTGGATTGCCACCCCCCTGATTTTCAGCGGATTCATGAGCTTCATAAATACCCAAAAGCATGACGGTCCAGACAAGCACTAGGAAGGTGAACCGTTTGCAGATTGCCAACTGCCTGAGCAGCGAAGACCTAGACATGGTGCGATCGCCTCCAAGGACACGCTAACTTTGCCCAATACTGAATTGATAAGCTAAGGATGATCACGCGCTTAATGAAATTTAGGACAAGTGCCCTTTCCTTTGCTCCACAGGGTTGAGTTGAGCTGTGGGCAAAAATTTCAGTTACACGAAAGGCTTATCTTGGCAAGCACCGCTTTACATATGAAGACATCGTAAAGATTGCCTAAGTTCCCGTCGCTGAATTGGGATTTCTAGTCTGTCCTACTCAAGGTAAGCGGGTTGAGCTACCTAAGGTTTAAACGGGCTCTATATTAAGCATGGAGAGCCTCCCCCAAATCTTGAGCGTGAAAGCCCCATCAGCTCTTGACCTTTTTCAGAAGTGGAGAGGGTTGCTTAGTCAGGATTGCGCTTTAGATAACGAGGTCGTTTCCGGTGACGCGGCTCTGCTTGGGCTACATACCAATTCCGCCACAAACTTGAGGTTCGCAAGGCTAGCCATAATAGCAGCAGAGCAATGAGCCCCCCTTGGTGGGGGGCATCGAAGGCCAACAGCACCAGGCAAACGCACAGCAGGTCGGCGGCAACAACGAGCCAAATCGACGGGGTTCTGAGACGATAAAGCCAACCCACCTGAACCAGATGAATCACAAGCGCTAAGAGCCCGCCTAAAATCCCTAGCAGCGGAGTCAATTCCCCTTCCAGACTGAATGTGCGAGCGATGGTAATGCCCGCGATCGCCCCGACCAGAGGACTTAAGAAAAGCTCAACACTCTGAAACAGCCGCTGGATGATTCGCTCTTTGGAAAACACCAGTTCAGCCAGAGTCCAACTCACTAACGCCCCAACCACAATGGTTGGAGGGAACATGGACAGAATCGGTACCTGAGACCACAGACTTTCCGACATCAACCCAATCATCAACAGCGGTAAGGCTAACCGAAAGCCAGCCGCAGCCGAGATAGACAAGACAGCGAGTAATTCAGTGATAATCACGATCGTTCAGGGTGGCTATGCTGGAAATGTGACGCATTTTCCCCTATGGATGATCTTAGTCACCCGTTCATCAGTCATACTGTCCACTGACAACGGATTCATCGTTTGCACATAACATCCGAAAGAATTGAGCAAGTTACTTCCTAAGTGATCAGCTTGCGGCTAACTGTACAACTCAATCTGCTATGGCGTCTCCCTCGGATAAAACAATTCTTCAGGAACTTAAAACTCAAGCTTGGATCCTAGGGGGTTTGATTGGCCTGCTCTGGGGAATTCAGTTAATAAACGCTGAGCTATTTAACGGCAGGCTTGCCCACTATGGTATTCGTCCCAGACAACTAAACGGGCTACAGGGCATTCTCTGGGCTCCTCTGCTTCATGGCAGCGCCAGTCATCTGTTGGCTAACACGATTCCGCTGTTGACCCTGGGCTGGCTAATCATGCTGCAGGAAACAGAAGACTTCCTCACTGTGACTATTATTACTGCATTTGTCAGCGGGCTGGGAACCTGGTTGGTTGGCGCCTCCACCTCTATCCATATTGGCGCCAGTGGAATAGTCTTTGGATATTTTGGCTACTTGCTGCTGCGAGGCTATTTTGAACGCAGTGCTACCTCAATCGCTTTGTCATTCATGGTGATTATGTTGTACGGAGGGTTGATTTGGGGCGTGCTACCCACTCAACAGGGCATTTCCTGGGAGGGACATTTGTTTGGCTTCATTGGAGGCGGGCTGGCGGCTCGTCTGCTGGCTAAGCGTCGCTCCCCTCGATAAACTCTAGGCACCTGATGTAGCCCCTGTGGTTAGCCCCTATTAAGCCCTCGATAACGTTAGAACCCTAAATTGAAAGCCTCTGATAAATAATTAGCAGCGGCTTCAACCACCGCGATCGCATTGTCGTACATCATGCGAGTCGGGCCCAGGACACTGACGCTACCAATAGGGATTTTTCTTCTGTAATAAGTAGAAGAAACCAAGGCACAGCTTTGCATCGGCTCCAGCGGATTTTCTGAGCCGATCCAAACTCGAACTCCCTGCTCAGCCTCCTCTGTTGAGGTAGATTCAAAAACGAGGGGCCACAACTGTGCCTGTTCTTCTTCCAACAGATGCACAATTGCTTGTACCTGTTGGGTTTCTGAAAACTCCGGTTGACGGAGAACCCCGCCTAAGCCACTCATTACAAATTGGGCCATTCCTGAAGATTGATTGCGTTTTGCTAAAACCTGCATCGCATCCTTCAACGTCTTGCTGTAACGCTGAAACTCTCGATCCAGGGTTTCCCAATCCAGCTCTGAAATCTCCAGAAGTGATCGTCCTATCAAATGAGCACTCAGAAAATTTGACAGGATCTTAAGCTCCCGTTCCAGCGCTTCTAAATGAGGCGTATCTTGACCGTCTGCCGTTGGTAGTTGGATCACCATTGACTGGGTTTCTAAAGAATCCAGAACAGCTGAGAGCAACATTTGCGTTTCATCTAACAGCACGAGTTGCAAATGGCGAATGGTTGCCTCGCTTTTCTGGGGCACCGTAATTAATGTGAGATAACCGCTTAAGGCTGCCAAAATCTGGGTTGCTCCTCGCAGCAGCGCCTCTACGCTCCAGTTATCCCAGTTCAACGACTCAGACAGTTGAGTATCCACTCGTTGAGCCACTTTCGTTGAAGGGTGCATGAGATGATCTACATACAACCGATAGCCAAAATCGGAGGGGATGCGCCCTGCAGACGTATGCGGTTGAAAAAGTAGTCCGGACTTCTCTAAAAAGCCCATCACATGGCGAACAGTTGCCGGACTAAACTTGAGGCCATATTCTTTGGCCAGAACCTTAGAACCCACAGGTTCAGCGGTTGAGACATACTGCCGGACAGTTGCCCAAAGCACATGTTGCTGACGAGCATTGAGTGTAATAGGCGCTTGCATGAAGCTGTCTGGAATGTTTTCTCGTAATAAAATCTTTGGAAATAACCTTAGCAGATCTTTCCCGAGAACCCGCATCGCGAATTTCCCAAGCACCCCCAAGGTCGCGTTACGAGAATGGACCGCAAACGAATTGTTTGATTAAACCTCAGGATCCTTAAGTGACTGAAGACTGATTAAAGAACTCGCTAACTTTAAAGGTGTCAGTATTTTCAAGCTGTTTTAGCATAGAGCGTGTAATTAGCTTGCCCTCTTCTACCAAAACTGCTCCTGTAATCGGATGCAGCAGGTTGGCTTCGGCTCGACGGCCAACCAATGCTTCAATATCTTGCAGGGAGTTAACGTACATCCCAGGGGGGAGTTCTACAACCACCCCTTCCCCCAACACTCTGGCTTGACAGGCTAACCGGGAATTAGTCTTACAAGAAGTAATCACCTCTAGGGTTCGCTGTTCACGCCGATTAACGGGGGTGAGAGATGCCTCACCCTCCTTGACGTAGATATGACAGGTGGCGCACATGCCCCGTCCGCCACATTCTTTTAAGACATCCAGATCTTTATTGAGCAGAACCGACAGCAAGTTGCCATTCGTCTGGACAGAGCTTTCTTGAGCAATGGGTTCTAACCTGACAATTTTGGCCATCTAATCAGTGTGTCCTTTGTACGGTGAATGGCTTGACATGAGGGCTCAGCAAAGGGGCAAAGGTATTCTCCACTCTTTTTTGGGGAAGGGCATACTGGGTAATGCACTCGCAGTTGCCTACCCCTCGTGAGTTTCGATCCGCAAAATTGCCCGTTGTTGATCATTGAGCGCCTGATTTAGAACGATTTCTGGATAATCACGAATGATCTTTGAACATCGCTGGATGAAACTTTGAACCCAGCAGTGTAGAACCTCATGATCGTTAGAACTGATGGACTGAGTGCCTGCGGCTTCAGCGCCAGATGAGTAGCTAAAATGTCCGCTGCGATCAGTTTCAAGACTGGCTAGCGACTCTCCCTCTGGGCGAGTAGACCGCCAAGTGTTGGCTACTACAATCTTGCCCAAATATTGAGCGGTCGCATCAGTCAAGGTATTGAGGGCCGCAATCCCCTGATCCCACCGATAGGTAGCCTCCACCGTTGAATTCGAAGTTGAATTTTGTGTCGCTACCGCAGCCGTATCGTCTCGCGGCGGAACTGCTGAATCTGCTGGGGCCTTAGACCAGTATTGTTGCTTGCTCAGGGTTGAGGATCCTGCTAGCAAGCGAAAGGTTGAAACCGTATTCTGAAGATCTGCTTGGAGTGTCTCCTTAAGCTGCATAACGGCGTCATGATAGGCCGATGCATCCAGGCTTTCATTCGTAACAACTAATAGGATAATGTCGCTATCTAGCTTGTAAATACGAGCGTCTCGTTGTGAAAATCGAAATTCAAATGCCTCAAAGCTCGCTGGTGTAGTACTGATGACCTGCTGAATGCCTTGGGTTAACGCTTCTTTTTGCTGAAAGTTTAGGGATTGATCGATACCGCAAAAGTAAGGACGTGAAAGTCCATCCATGAGGGCTAGACCGACGATACCAGGTAGATTTAGGAAGTTTTGTATGACCTGCTTTTTCATACAATCTTAGTTTTCATGGCAATTGGTTCCAGGAAATCCCATTAAGCGAGTAATCTAGGGAGTGCGGGCGATCTCAAAAATTCTTTGCGGCCAGAGGTTACTCATTGCCAGGAATTTTGACTTCCGCTGTTCATTTTTCTAAATCATGCCTATCAATTCGTTGCTGCATTGTATGTTCCCTTCGATTTTCTGGATAGGGTTTTATGTCTTCTGATCTCCCATTTACCCTGGATCAGTTGCGTATTCTTAAGGCGATCGCAACTGAGGGAAGTTTTAAGCGGGCTGCCGACAGCCTCTATGTTTCTCAGCCAGCGGTTAGCCTCCAGGTACAAAATTTGGAGCGGCAGCTCAATGTGCCGTTGTTCGACCGCGGTGGGCGACGGGCACAGCTCACTGAAGCAGGGCATCTCCTTTTAGCCTATGGTGATCGCATTTTGAGTCTATGCCAAGAGACCTGTCGCGCAATTGAAGACCTTCAAAGCCTGCAAGGGGGAACCTTGATAGTGGGCGCTAGTCAGACCACAGGAACCTATCTCCTACCCCGGATGATTGGCTTATTTCGACAACGGTATCCTGATGTCGCGGTGCAACTCCACGTTCATTCCACCCGTCGCACCTCTTGGAGTGTGGCCAATGGTCAAGTAGATTTAGCCATTATTGGAGGAGAAGTCCCCACAGAATTGCAAGACTCCTTGGAAATTATTCCCTACGCTGAGGATGAACTTGCACTCATCATGCCCGTTTTCCATCCCTTAGCCAGTAATGACATCATCCGTCGCGATGATTTGTATCAGCTCAAGTTTATTGCTCTAGACTCTCAATCTACAATTCGTAAAGTGATTGATCAGGTACTGACACGCTGTGGCATTGAGACTAGCAACCTTAACATTGAGATGGAACTAAACTCTATCGAAGCGATTAAGAATGCGGTGCAAGCAGGGCTCGGGGTTGCCTTTGTATCCATTTCTGCCATTGAGAAAGAGTTACAAATGGGCATGCTACATCGGGCTCGCATTGAAGCGGTAGTGATCAATCGCACCCTGTCTGTCATTTTTAATCCGAATCGTTACCGTTCTAAGGCCGCTGAAGCATTCACAAAAGAAATTTTGCCTCAGTTTACCAATCGCTCTTTAGAATTAACTCAATCCCCACCAGACCAAAACGGTCAGGAAAAGCCGATTGCCCCCCCTTCAGAAGTAAATGGGAAGGCTCCTGTAGAGTGACAGCATGGCCTGTAGAGTGATGACAGATGTTCGCGAGTTTCTCATTTAGTCCGGGAGTCTTTGTCTCACCCAGCGCATATGGAGATTGTTTGTACTCGCCCAAACTGCCCTCGCCCTGAAAATCAGTTCGCGGATTTAGATAACCGTGGCACCCTAACGACTGTGCACCAAAAATACTGCACTGCTTGTGGGATGCCGCTAATTTTGAGTGGTCGCTATTTACCCGAAAAGCTGCTGGGCAAGGGGGGGTTTGGCGCTGCGTTTTTAGCCCGCGATCGCTATACCCCAGCGATGCGTCAATGTGTTGTCAAGCTATTTCAACCTGCTGGAGATTTAAGCCCTGACCAGATGCAGTTGGCCCAGTCTCTGTTTCAGCGCGAAGCCATGGTGCTGGAGGATTTAGGGAATCGACATCCTCAAATTCCAGATCTCTATGCGTTCTTTCCACTAATCGTGTCAGGGCAAAAGTCAGGGACCCAGGAAGAATACTTTTATCTGGTACAAGAGTTCATTGATGGTGAAGATTTAGAACAAACGCTGGCACGACGGGGAGCACTCCCCTCTTCAGAAGTGACTGAGATTCTGGTGTCGATGCTGAAGGTGTTAGATTTTGTTCACACAAACGGCACCATCCATCGAGATATCAAGCCATCCAACATAATGCGCCATCGCAACGGCACCCTCTACCTGCTTGATTTTGGTGCGGTTAAACAAGCGACTAGCGCTCAGGGGTCTTCCAGCAATAAGTCTACAGGTATCTATTCGATCGGGTTTGCCCCACCCGAGCAAATGGCTGGAGGAACCGTCTACCCCTCCACCGATTTATATGCGCTGGCGGTCACCTGCATCACCTTGCTGACCGGCAAAGAGGTGAGTACCCTGTATGATTCCTACACTAATCAGTGGGCCTGGCATCCCCATGCTCAAATGAATCCGGCGATCGCCGCAGTGCTTGACCGCATGCTGCTGCCGACGCCGAATCAGCGATATGCTAATGCCGAAGAAATATTGACGGCATTGCGATTAGCGACGGCGGGTAAAGGCAGCACGGCTATTCCATCATCCACAGCTGCTAGAACATCTCCTGGTCAAACAACTGGTCAAACAACGGCTTCTGGGGCTCCTCTCTCGACTACCGCCCTGCAGTCTCCTCAGCCTGTACCTTCGAACCCTGCTGCTGGGGCCGGAACCGCCGTTTCCAGCGGGGCTCAGATCCCACATCCGAATCCGGCGCAACCTCCCCTCGCCAGGCCCCAGGCTTCCCCGCCTGATCCCGCGATTCCCCTGTGGGAATTCTTAGGGGGGGCTGCGTTTACTGGGGTTCAAGGGGGGCTGTTGGCGATCGCCCTGCTCAGTTTGTTAGGCACAACCTGGTTAGGGAGTGGGACTTGGCTGTTATTAGTCGGAGGGCTGCTGCTGTTGCAGGTTCGCCGCGTGATTGAGCGGTTTGACCTGATCATCATTGCGGGGATTACGCTGGCCGTGATTCTGCTGCTGCCTGCTTTACGGGATATTGTTGCCAGCCCCTCACCCCGGGTTGCGGTGGTTATGCTAGCAATAATGGCAGGGCTAGCTGCTGTTGCAATTGGCACCTTATTTCGACTGATTTATCGGGTACTGTCCACGCTGATGTAGGCTGCCTCACGACTCCGGAGAAAGACCATGAGCAGCAAAAATGAAACCCCTGTATTGATTGCCTCTTTGCTGATTACCGCTGGGCTGTTGGGCGGGGGGTATTGGTGGTTTAGCCGTAACGGCGCGGTTGATTTAAATTCAATTCCAGGGTCAGGAGACCGTTCATCTCCTGCCAATACCCCGTCGTCTCCCGCGACCTCGCGCAATTCAGGGGATAGGTTTACGGATGTTCAAGCGGTGCCTTCAGGGTTGTTTAACTATGGTGGCAGCACCTCATGGGCTCCCATCCGAGGGAGCATCGATCCGGTTATTCAGCAGGCTTTTCCAGGGTTTCAACTCCGCTATATTGATCCGATTGGGTCACCCCCTGGCTCGGGCGCGGGGATAGACATGCTATTGAATAACCAACTGTCTTTATCTCAATCTTCTCGCCCCCTCAACCCAGACGAGCGTCAGCGGGCTGAAGGGCAGGGATATGTCCTGACGGAAATTCCTGTGGCATTGGAAGGCATCGCGATCGCCATCAACCCTGATTTAGCGGTAACCGGCGTTACGCTGGAGCAGCTGCGGAATATCTATTTAGGCACACTGACTAACTGGAACCAGTTAGGGGGGCCGGATTTGCCCATTGTGCCTGTGTCTCGTCCCTTAGCGGGAGGCACCGTGACATTTTTTGTCAACACGGTTTTAGGCGGACTAGCCATGCCAGGAACTGTGTCTATCGCCAATAACACAACAGAGGCCCTACGGTTTGTCAATAGTAACCCCGGGTCAATTTACTATGCTTCTGTGCCAGAAGTTGTGGGGCAATGTACGATCAAGCCCATTGCGGTGGGGCGTCAACCCGATCAGCTCGTGAGTCCCTACATCGAACCCTACGTCCCTCCAGAAGATTGCCCAGCCCAGCGGAACCAGATCAATCGTGAGGCCTTGCGCAGCGGAGACTATCCGCTGACTCGTCGCTTGTTTGTTGTGGTGCGTGAAGATGGCCAGCTAGACCAGCAAGCAGGGGAAGCATACGCCAACTTGCTGCTGACCCAACAAGGCCAAGCTCTGCTGCAAGAGGCGGGGTTTGTCCCTGTTCGATAGGCTCTTTCGATAGGCCCTTGGGTTTAAGGGGGGCTCTGACCGTCGAACTTTTGCCGTAAGCGCCGTCATTCAATCTGAATAGAGGGGTGAAATAGGAGGCTAAGTCCCGCCTGCAGCCAGATTCAGTATTTTCTGTAAGAATTCATAATAACTTTGCGAAGCCCGCAGCAATTCATGGCGTAACCTGCCTATATCGCCGGGTATCCTTTGGTAGCATACGCTTGGCTATGACTTTACGAAGAACTGTAGCACGGACAAGCAAGTGCTATAAACTCACGTCTTGCTAGGGTGGATGTCGGGTAATGAGCTGTTTTAAGCTCGCTCAAGTGTCCGTCTAACAAGGGTGAGTCTTGGGTGTGTGTCCGGTATGTAAGCTGTATTTACGAACTAGAGAGGATGCCTTATGAAAGCCATGATTCTGGCTGCTGGTAAGGGAACACGGGTGCGTCCTATCACCTATACGATTCCAAAACCCATGATTCCTATTATGCAAAAACCCGTGATGGAATTTTTGCTGGAATTGCTAAAGCATCACGGATTTGACCAAGTCATGGTGAATGTGAGTCACTTGGCCAATGAGATTGAGGGCTACTTCCGTGATGGCCAGCGCTTTGGAGTTGAGATTGCTTATTCCTTTGAAGGCCGTATTGTCGATGGTGAACTTGTTGGAGAAGCGCTAGGGTCTGCTGGCGGCATGAAGAAAATCCAGGAGTTTTCGCCATTCTTTGACGATACGTTTGTGGTGATGTGTGGGGACGCACTGATTGATCTGGATTTGACTGAAGCCGTGCGTCAGCATAAAGAGAAAGGGTCGATCGCAACGGTTGTCATGAAGTCTGTGCCCCTCAAGCAGGTGCCGAGTTATGGGGTCGTCGTGACTGACGGCGATGGGCGTATCAAATCTTTCCAAGAGAAGCCTAAGGTTGAGGAAGCCCTCAGCACCAATATCAACACTGGTATATACATTTTTGAGCCTGAGATTTTTAATTTCATTCCACCCAGCGTGGAATTTGATATTGGGGGTGATCTTTTCCCCAGGCTGGTCGCCAATAATGCCCCGTTCTACGGCATCACCATGGATTTTGAATGGGTCGATATCGGCAAAGTCCCTGATTACTGGCAAGCGATTCAGGATGTGATGACGGGCAAGGTGAAGCTTGTTGATATTCCTGGACAAGAGGTCAAGCCTGGAATTTACACCGGCTTGAATGTGAAGGTTAATTGGGACAAAGTCAACATCAAAGGGCCTGTCTACATTGGGGCCAGAGCGCATATTGAAGATGGCGCGACGATTGTTGGCCCGACAATGATTGGGCCTAACTGTTCGATTTGCAGTAACGCGATCGTGGATCGTAGCGTTATCTTCGAATATTCTCGCATTGGCCCGGGGGTTCGACTGGTCGACAAGTTGGTGTTCGGTCGCTATTGCGTGGACAAAACAGGCGCTTCGATTGATATGCAGGCTGCTGCCCTAGACTGGCTAATTACAGATACCCGCCAGGCAGAATTGGCGAAGCCACCAATTGAACATCATGAAATTGCTGAGTTGATGAGCCAGCAGGTGTAAGAGTAGGTCGGCGGTAATGTTTACGCATCCATAAGGCAACAACGGGGAAGGAGTGCCTGAGTCCTTCCCCGTTTCCAGTATTTGCGCAGCCAAGACAAGCTTTTTAACCAGCGTGCCTCATCAGAAGATGAAGATTCTGTTGCATCTCGCTAAGTATGCAGGACATATTCAGATTTCATCGCTACACTACGCCAATACTCTGCAGATTTTGCACAACGGGTGCACCCTCACCAATGAGTCAGCAGGCCCAACTGATTGAGTTTCTGAAGCGGGAATTGGCTGTTCCAGCAGAGGCGATCGCCCTGGGGCTGCGTCATTCAGCTTCGACCCCAAATTTGTTGCCCATTGTGCTCTGGCAGTATGGTTTGGTAACCACACAGCAGCTGAACCAAATTTTCGATTGGCTCGAAGCTAGCGCTAGCTGACCCAGCTTATGGCGTTACTGGGGTTGCTGCAGGCGAATTAATTCTTGCTGAATTCTTTCTGATAGCCCTTCATTTTGTCGATGCGCGTTGGTGATTTCGTTAAAGCGGCGAGAGGTTAGCTGGTTGGCTTCAACGATTTCTTGGGCTTGGTTGCAGTAACCCACCAAAATTTCCTCGACATTGCGGCGAACTGAACGAGGGACTTTAGAAATGTCTCGACTTGAGCAGCTGACATCGATTTCGCTGATGTCCATATTCACAGACAGCAAAATGTCCTTAATTTTGGTGTAAGCTTCAGTGCGATACTCGTCCATTTCAAGAACAGCACGAGCGTACTGCGTGACTTCTTCGGTGGTCACATCAGTTTGGGCGATCGCAGCCCTGGTGGCTAATGGCAGATGTTTGGGCACCAGGGAGGCGGGGAGTCCTACCACACCCAAAACTCCAGCAGCAAGGCTGGCAACGAGCAGACGCCGGGGCATCTTATTAAAACGCTGAGATAACTGTTGTATTGAGGGACTAGCCATAACCTGAGACTCTATGGATAAAAGGAGATTATCGTAACAATGGCCTGTTTTAGCCTTCTATTCTAGTCAGGAGTTATGCATATCGCGAGTCAACAGACGGAGATTTTGTAAAGAGTTGACTAATCTCAATCACTTTTGTTTGAAGCGTTGCGATTTCATTGCGCCCTGTTTTGAGTGCAAATTCAAGCTCTAGTAGATGCGTCATAGTCTGTCTCAAACTAGATAGAGAAGCTGAAGCCACTTCTTTTTGTAAAAAGTAGATGCGCTTTGGGTTCCCAATATCAGCAGCTTTCGCAATGATTTGGGGGTCACGTTCTCCTGATTCGACCATAACCTTTACCCAAAGCCACATTCTAAACTGACCTACCAGCGTAGAGACGATTCGGAGAGCGGGTTCGTTCCGATTTAGCAGGTCTGCTATCAGCCCT contains:
- a CDS encoding NDP-sugar synthase — protein: MKAMILAAGKGTRVRPITYTIPKPMIPIMQKPVMEFLLELLKHHGFDQVMVNVSHLANEIEGYFRDGQRFGVEIAYSFEGRIVDGELVGEALGSAGGMKKIQEFSPFFDDTFVVMCGDALIDLDLTEAVRQHKEKGSIATVVMKSVPLKQVPSYGVVVTDGDGRIKSFQEKPKVEEALSTNINTGIYIFEPEIFNFIPPSVEFDIGGDLFPRLVANNAPFYGITMDFEWVDIGKVPDYWQAIQDVMTGKVKLVDIPGQEVKPGIYTGLNVKVNWDKVNIKGPVYIGARAHIEDGATIVGPTMIGPNCSICSNAIVDRSVIFEYSRIGPGVRLVDKLVFGRYCVDKTGASIDMQAAALDWLITDTRQAELAKPPIEHHEIAELMSQQV
- a CDS encoding DUF4168 domain-containing protein; its protein translation is MPRRLLVASLAAGVLGVVGLPASLVPKHLPLATRAAIAQTDVTTEEVTQYARAVLEMDEYRTEAYTKIKDILLSVNMDISEIDVSCSSRDISKVPRSVRRNVEEILVGYCNQAQEIVEANQLTSRRFNEITNAHRQNEGLSERIQQELIRLQQPQ
- a CDS encoding DUF2949 domain-containing protein, which encodes MSQQAQLIEFLKRELAVPAEAIALGLRHSASTPNLLPIVLWQYGLVTTQQLNQIFDWLEASAS